Below is a genomic region from Henckelia pumila isolate YLH828 chromosome 3, ASM3356847v2, whole genome shotgun sequence.
GGAAAAATATCTTATCCCTCAATTGTAATATTTCTTCTTTTTTGAGTCATGGGTGGGGATTGTTGGGTTTCGAACCAATGAGCTCCTCCCACTTTTGGAAGGGAAGTAGGAAACAGTTAAATTTCGTTTTTTATTAATTACCTTGCGCTACCATCTTTTTTGACCCAATAAAATGTAGTTAAATGCCTAAAAGATCAATGAGATGGCTGAAGAACTTATGGCCTCCACGTTGTAACTAGAAAATTTAAACCAATCACAATCAGCCAGTTCTAATATATGATATCATCGGTTATAACATTATGGAATGGTAAATGCAAATTATGCACTAACTCTCATCATTGTGACAAAAGTTTACTGCTTGACAGTTGACTCAACCAAAGATATCTGAAGACATTAAAGCAGTCAAATTAACCATGTCAACTTgagatcaaataaaaaaatatatagatatGGTTGATGGGATAAGTAAATTATCCCGCAGGATGGGAAATCAGGAATACAAAATTTCTACATAGGCTGTTTTAGGAAAGTTATGCATCGTCCAAAAACACGGAAACTTGTTTAGTTTTGGTAATTTAGGAAAAATCAACATTCACCAATGAATATCAGAAAGCATAGATCCCATTTCTAACTGGAACCCTTGAATATGGAATCCCTAAGCATGTCACTTCCCTGGGTGAGAAAGCTCAACAAAGTGGAATGTGCAGCGTCTGTTAAATGCAATTAACACATCAAACCACTACCCTAGATGTTTTGACCTAAAGAACTGAACAGAAGAGGTAACAAACAGGACAAGAAATGCTGCTTGTGGTGGCACAATTAGGAGCAACGAAGATGCAAAGTACTTCTTAATCATCTACTCAAATCCAAATACCCcaacaaattatatataagatAATGGTTCAAGTTTAGCATACTCCAAATTTAGCAGGTCAAGATCTTGAACAGTCAACACAGACAAGGAGGGTAgcaaaagggaaaagaaaagaaaagaaaagaaaaaacaatCATTAATTAGAGCAGACTACTTAAAACCAGAAATCTAATTCCAGGAAAATTCTAAGATTATATCTGGAGACCTAAACATCCAGGTCAAGATGACAAAGGCAAAATTCAAATTCATGGTCCATCAACCGAAGCCAAAGAAAATAATTTGTTGGCCTCAGCTACTCATCATAGACGATAAACAGAACAAATCACTCGACATTCAAATGTCTGCCTGTGAGTCAAGAGTTCCACCATAAATCTTGATATGAAAATCAACTGCTTAATGCCTTCAGAAACAGTGTATTATGCCGGAGTCCAGCAAAATTTATCCATAGctagattatttaatttgggatCCCAAGGTAAAGATggcaaataaacaaaatatgatATGCAATATCAATATGCATTGCAAATTATACGCACATTTCAAATTGTAAAAGCTAGCGACGTGAAactaaaattctaaaatcaaaCAATGCAAATTTCTAAATTCATAGATTCACGTGGTAGTCCTTGTGAATTCACATATAATAAAAAGAAACAGCATAAATTTTAATGGAACAGACAAAATTGCAAGTAAAAAACTTACCTAATCGCCCTGAGCTCCCAGCCTTCCCACTAGAACCATATACATAACCACCACTATAGGAACCATCGACCCCATCACCTCTTTTCATTCTCTTGCCTCCGGAAGACCCATCATCGCCACCGCCAGCGCCTCCACCACCTTCCTCCTCGTTATACTCCTCATAATACTCACCCCTTCCCCTCCCCTTCTTGCCATACCCCATCCCTCCAACCCCGGAAGGAGGCGGCAACCCCAAATTATGCTGCTGACTCGGAGTAACATGATGATACTGATTCCCAGTTCCCCCCATTTGATAGTTACTCACATGGTGTCTAGGACCAATCGGCCCACCAAGAATGCTCCTGACCGGTAATAAAAAGTAAAATTCTTTGTCTCCGATTTGGAGCAGGTCCTGCGAGTCGAGCTTAACAGGGTTATGGCCAGGGAGATGCAGAACACCCTCAACGAAGCATCCGTTCTTGCCAAGGACCTCGAGGGCGAAACGACGTCTTTGAAAGTCATAGAAGATGCGAGCATGGTTGCGACTGATGTTCATTCCACCGCCGAGAGAGGAAAGGTCCACATCTACTGAAGACTTCTTGGAGTTGCGACCTAGGATTATGGAGTACGTCTGCATATAGTACTCAAAATCTTCACCTTGTAGCTTAGCGAACCCAGCCTCCACATCGCTGCCTCCGCTGCTCCCCATTGATTTGGATTCAGAATTGAGTTATGGTGTATTTTAGAAGGGGGAGGGGGGGAAATTAGGGTTTTGATTTTGGAATTAGAAATTTGGATTGAGATCGTGAAAGTAGGAATACTGAAAAAatggctaaaaaaaaaaaaaggaatacATGAAAAAATATAAGGGTGAAGGGTGAATTGCCCTTAAATCCCTAAAACCAAAACACCACTTCTTGGTTAGTCTTTTGTTTATTTTGCCTCCTTGACTTTGATTTATTTTAGAGATAGCAATAATTCGGGTTTAAACCCGAGCCCGCATCAAATCCGTCCTGATAAGACAAATCTAGACTCGGATAAGTGGGTCCACACACGGATTCAAGACGATCACGGGTTTAGCCAAACCCGTCTCCAACCCGCCCTGTCCCgcaaaagtatatatatatatatatatatatatatatatatatatatatatatatatatataaatttaaatatacatgcatatataaatataaaatatatatgtaatattaataatatataattatatttttatagtaaataattaatattatctaTAATTTGAGTGTATAATATTATTGAATTGAAATGAAttgattttattatgatatgtttagtattaaaatatatcattataatattttttggctaataattattaattaattacaagtaGGGATGTAAACAAATCGAACGATTTGCGAGCTATTCGGAGCTCGGCTCGGTAGAAAGCTCGTTCGGTAAGCTTATCGAGCTGAGTTCGAGCTTGATTTTGAGCTCGACAATTTTCACGAGTCGAGCTTGAGCTTAAAGATGTTCGGCTCATGAAACATGTTTGTTAATAGACTGGGGAGCCTGAGCTCGGGCTTGGCTAGTTTAGGAGGCTCGCTAGTatgggctcgagctcggctcgtttaggagGCTCGCGAGCTCCAGCTTGGGTTTGGCTCGTTTCGGAGGCTCATGAATATGTTCATTTAATTTATGTGGTTCTATCTAGTTTGAGTTTGAgtggacaaataaaaaaatattaatattaatgcaaATGACATTATTAGAACATAATACTTTTTCGAAATAAAGatgaatttataatatataggatgtagttttttattttaactttaaaatcACTGTATTAAAATTCACTTAACGAGCATGAGCTTTTTTAACGAGCCTACTAACGAGCCTTGCTTAACGAGCCCTAAAACGAGCTTACTAACGAGCCGAACTCGATCCAGACTCGTTTAATATGATAAACAAGCCGAGCCCGAGCCGAgatcgagccgagcccgagcttttATGTATACTAAACGAGTCGAGCCCGAGCCTTATGATAAAAGCTCGGATCGAGCTTGAGCCGAGATCGAGCCCTTATTTTTGTCAAACGAGCCGAGCACGAGCCGATATTGTTCGGCTcggctcatttacatccctaaatttacaagttgataaattttaaattgtgagaatatttttttgtcttaaatattatcaatatatatttgaaattaaatttaatggttttgttattttaaaatttttaatttaataaatttaaaattatttaattttttgcgAGTCCAACCTGGATTGGACCCGCCGAGTTCGCGGGATGGGTCCAAAGGGAGGCGGGGCGAGTCTCGGATTTAGCCAGACCCGCACCATTGTCATCCCTGATTTATTTGTTCTAGCTCCCTAATTGGATAAATAGACTAAATTGTCCTTTTTATTTACCACTTTCTTCACCATTTTCATAACCTTGTGTTTCCACTTTCAATTCTCCGATTCCATGTACGAAAGCCATATGTAAGTACTCGTTGACCATCGTTGCCTCCAAAAGTCGTTCTTTTTCTGCCTCCACCCGTTTAATCTTCATATTTCCCCATTCTTCGCTCTTACATATTCACCAAATATGTCTATAAGTGCTCGTTTTCTGTAAGTGTTCGTTGACAATCGCTCCTCCAAAAGCCATCtgttaattttaagatttttttcTCGATTTGATCTTGCTTCATATGCTATTTCtagatttttaaaatattgcAGCTAGTCAGACTCATTTGAAGTGGAATTGAGGGACTTGAGTTTGATTAGGGTTTAAACCAGAAAATTTTATGCCATTAATTTCGATTTTGAATGAAaagtcttaatttttttttactttattaGTTCATTACTTGAAATCTTGGATTTTTAGTTGATATAAAGAAACGTTTAATTACCACTGTGTTTGGAGAtttatcatgttatgaaaactTTGTGATTCAAAGTTTATGCTAATTAGTTGTAgactgcaaaaaaaaaaatttattcagtGATTGTTAAAATTGATTTTATGAGTTATTATCTAAATTAACAAAATTGATAAGTAGATTCATGATATTAGTTGCTATAGAGTTGGGTCAAGTTTTTATGTTTTCTAGTTTTGATGCGATATTATGTTATAGCTCATATTGCACTTTTTTTCTAGTTAAATTAAgtgaaatttttactttttcaacATTGATGATACTAGTGTAAAAATATTGAAGTGCAACGAAAatccgtttttttttttaaattctaaaCTCAATCTTTTTTACGCATATCCCCTACCaacaaattttctttatttcaaaAAAGATGAAGTTGTTCTGCATTCCATTCACTAACTACTTCTGGCTTCTAATAATTTGTAATGTTGTCTTCATCTTTTTATTTGAGGAGCACGAATCCATGGTTCTCATGTATATGAGTTTCTTAAAGCTCTGAATCCAATATTGCACGAATAAGTTGAGGTTCAAAATAATGACATTTGGTttagattaatattttttcaaaataattttgagcttatatttattatattgtttttggtttgaagtggttttatgtgaaattttgttTGAATTGTGTTGATGAAAGATGAAAGCTTGCGTATTGCAGTTTTAAATGTATCATAATTTTACAAATATCATATGCGAAATTTTTATTTACTGAAAACAACCTTAATTTTTGTAGAATGAAATCTAGAGTAGGGTTTTCTTCCAACCTTGCATTTTTGGGTTGCTGTAAATGTAATGAAAAACTGTTTGTGATTTCAATTATGAGCGGATGTAGTTTGGATGAACCATTTCAGAGTTTGTCGAGCAAATATGAATATATTAATCCTCAATCTATGTCACTACAATTCATAACTCTCCAGTACATGATGTACTTTACCTTGAAGAATAATGATGATGTATGTAATATGATACATCTTCACATGTGTACGAGGCTGACTATGATTGAATTGAGGGCCGAGAAAAAAGATCAGATTGTAGGAGGCTTAAATATAGAGAGGTAAAATTCATTTTCTCCCTATTTTTATTTGGCAACGCCATTACTCTGGACTTGATAATTTGTTTGTTATCTTTAGTGATAGATACAAAGTCTGAAacatgtgtttttgtttttatatttattgataATTTGCTGgtgattttgaatttttgtgtGATTATATCCTGATTATGTATAATTAATATTGTTTCGTCATGAAATTAATACTCTATTTTTCATTATTAGTCTTGTGTAAGTATGACAGTGGTTTCTTAAAGTATTTCAACATTGTTGAAGGTACATATTATGTTTGTGTACATTAACTTAGTCGTTGTTTGTTGAATTCTGAGACATTTAATCCAGAAGTGATAATGAGTTTGAAGAGGCACATGTACAGAATTCTCTTGATTCTTAGTTTCATTTCTTTCGTGGGATGGGCCAAACTTTGGGGATTAAATATATGACAGGGTTATCCGATATTGTAATCATCGTTGATCAGTATGAAGAATATGATTCTTACGGCCCTGCGAGAGTGTATCACTTTGAGAATTCCAACAATTTGTTTAATCGATACAAATTATGACCCCGAAATTCAAATACAGAATTTAGAATCtatgtgaaaaaaatattttgtttccaTAAGACActcatttttttatgaaaaaaatgatATAGATAAGATTATTTTTGTTTGTATTGAATAGTATTGCGAATGGAGAGTTTATGTATCTAGACATAAATCAGAAAATCTATTTGGGATCAAAAAATGCTATTTACAACACACTTGTGGAGAGGACAATTCATGTGGTAGAGGACATCCAAGATCTGATTCAGCTTGGGTCGCAAATTTGATGAAAGATAAATTAAGGGGAGAGTCATCTTACCGTCTCTGTGCAATGGTGAAAGATATACACAGAGATTATGGAGTAGATTTAGAGTATCGCAAGGCTTGGAAGGACAAGAAATTAGTTATGCATTATCTCCATGGCACGTATAAGGAGTGTTAGTATAGATTGAGATGATATTGTCTTGCAGTTATAGAAAAAAATCCTAGAAGTATGGCGGAGTGTGATATTAACGTAGTAACTAATAAATTCAAACAGttattcatttgttttaatgtATGTGCATTTGGTTTTGCTACTGGTTATAAACCAATGGATTTTCTTGGTGGAACTCATATtcaaaacaaatataaaaatagTATCCTACTTGTCGTGGTAAAATATGCCAATGATGATATTTTACATTGACATATTCTGTATTGGATGTTGAGAATGATTCTAATTGAGAatagttttgttttcatttgaGAGGTGTCATTCTTTTGCAAGATATCACGGTGTTTGAAACTTTTACTTTTTTCTCTGATAGACACTCTGGTATTATCAAAGCTGTTGAGCTATTATTTCCAGTTAGTCACCATGCTTATTGTTTGAGGTACTTGGTGGATAATTTTTGTGAATAAGGTTAGTAAGtaatttcttttattatttgaaatCTTCAAATAGTATTATTTCTTGATAGTCATATAaatatgttaattttttttatcattgaaGGTGTTGCAAAGTTATCCGCTACACAACAAAAAACATTGGTCATCTGTATTCAAGAAAGCTGCATATGCCCCTTCTCAAAAAGAGTTTACACGAtacattaataatattttggaATCCATGCCTCTTGCAAGTACATTTATCACAAGTTCTGATCCACAAAGTTGGGTGAATGCTTTGTTTCTTGGGAGACAATAGGGTGTTATAGATAATAACATTGCTGAATGTAGGAACAGTTGGGTTAAACCAGCTCGTCATCTCCTCATTGTGTTGGAAATCACATAGTCTTCGGAACAATTCcggctaaaatatgattataaaTTCGATCAAATCTGAAATGACCTTGACTCaacttttaaattaaactaaataaaatatggattttcaaaaattttcggcatgacctctctgtttatattacaacccacctgtcacagacaacggtaaaaaaaataaaacgacCAACAATACTAAATAATTCAGACCGAGAAATGAACGAAGACCTGAGAAGAAGATACGACAATTCAACCATCAAAATAATTAACACTTTGATATTTCCATGCCCAAAGACAATCAATGAATCTTTACATTTACATTAATCCAAGAAACAGAATAAAAGACTATGAAATTGAaagaaacggtgtacgtggttggTTATGTAAAATAGACAGTGTTGTCATTTGTGTTgtaacaccacagacaacacagtgcagcggaaatttaaagcgtaaataaaacacaagtaaataattttgcacgagtataaaactcgtggggtgccttagggctaaatattactaataaacgtaagatcagtcttacaaagcaatcctagtaattttacgaaaagtcattaaatcctaaatttctcaacaagttgagaaatcaaaattGCATCTTAAAATACAacagagtataaaagaaattggatgcaaatcccgtagcctaaattgaagagacagaaaagatcttcaacaacacagttcttACAGTGTTGTCTCtaatgtcttcaacacgaacggcaacacggggacatgcaacaacgatggttgcaaaccttgcttcagagttcttcaaattcttcaacagaattcttcagagtatgcgcaGTGTATTATCGTCTGAAGTCCTCTACATCTTGTGCGTGAAATCCCCTTTTATAGATaagcattcaaatcttgaagatttccttagatagagtcctacataaATAAGCAACTAtcttttagtaggaaataaactctatcaaatcttgcaaatcaaatcttgataatatcgaattatattatatcaaataatcaccttatcaagacatgatttaaacttgaaaaatatatctttaacataatcgatatatatataggatatttaccatatattttatcttgtcta
It encodes:
- the LOC140891263 gene encoding FHA domain-containing protein FHA2, which gives rise to MGSSGGSDVEAGFAKLQGEDFEYYMQTYSIILGRNSKKSSVDVDLSSLGGGMNISRNHARIFYDFQRRRFALEVLGKNGCFVEGVLHLPGHNPVKLDSQDLLQIGDKEFYFLLPVRSILGGPIGPRHHVSNYQMGGTGNQYHHVTPSQQHNLGLPPPSGVGGMGYGKKGRGRGEYYEEYNEEEGGGGAGGGDDGSSGGKRMKRGDGVDGSYSGGYVYGSSGKAGSSGRLDKKAEGRLRVDREADNQQLLQLEEKDVVSSVATVLSDLCGPGEWMPMDKLHYELVEQFGNVWHHSRVRRYLTSEDYSGPEVKGKPWYGLLVLVRKYPEHFVINTRSKGHVTHEFVSLVSLVS